The proteins below are encoded in one region of Bombus vancouverensis nearcticus chromosome 8, iyBomVanc1_principal, whole genome shotgun sequence:
- the LOC117159605 gene encoding hexuronate transporter, whose amino-acid sequence MLSTATQKLQFLYKPYALAIVSVGYVLGELGHYLIGVTSKATAEDLHYGDISCQLNTTTLSIVDLPIQCEVAKNESFCTSLELNGSRYCEWNYNGLGLDYQILAGPSFIAVFTIVGVILGIAADKYNRVRLLTICTLVFSIAIVLMGAVKKYWQLVILRMVLAAGEAGCNPLATGLLSDWFPEEQRGLVMSIFNWGIYGGYGIAFPVGRYIPGLNIGDLGWRACYYGAGIIGLIIAALTFTLTEPQRKTIGEEETNTDGKKVPVWKVILQPRIIVLCLAASIRHCGGMCFAYNCDLYYRDYFPDYDLGWWLFAVTIVIGSIGVVVGGVISDKFVAKMGIRSRVAVLAISQIIATPFAFGSVYFNPLWAMITLGISYFFAEMWFGIVFAVVVEIVPLHLRSTTIGAFLFVMNNIGGNLPILVEPTRMAIGFRESLYIYYAGFYGISSIMFFLTMFLMDGAKKEESKTEISRKPEFGYDNNTFTNDEGRVPTLELPRLYPPPPHRFENSRL is encoded by the exons ATGCTGAGCACAGCGACTCAGAAATTGCAGTTCTTGTACAAGCCGTACGCGTTGGCCATTGTTTCAGTTGGATACGTACTTGGCGAGCTAGGTCACTATTTAATTG GTGTCACGAGCAAGGCGACGGCAGAGGATTTGCACTACGGCGACATTTCCTGCCAATTAAATACAACTACGTTATCCATCGTGGATTTACCAATCCAGTGTGAAGTGGCCAAAAATGAAAGTTT TTGTACGTCCCTGGAATTGAACGGGTCCCGCTATTGCGAATGGAACTACAACGGCCTTGGTCTCGACTATCAAATCCTAGCAGGGCCGAGTTTCATCGCCGTGTTCACGATCGTTGGCGTTATTCTAGGTATCGCAGCTGACAAGTACAACAG aGTAAGACTACTAACCATATGCACGTTGGTGTTCAGTATCGCCATAGTTCTAATGGGAGCAGTTAAGAAATATTGGCAACTAGTCATTCTACGTATGGTACTAGCGGCAGG AGAAGCGGGATGCAACCCCTTGGCCACGGGTTTACTCTCTGATTGGTTCCCAGAGGAACAACGAGGGCTCGTTATGTCAATTTTCAATTGGGGCATCTATGGAGGCTACGGTATCGCGTTCCCCGTTGGTCGTTACATTCCAGGACTAAATATCGGAGATCTG GGATGGAGAGCATGCTACTATGGAGCTGGTATAATCGGACTGATTATAGCTGCTCTTACTTTTACTCTTACCGAACCACAACGAAAAACAATCGGCGAGGAGGAAACGAATACCGATGGAAAGAAAGTGCCAGTTTGGAAAGTAATCCTACAACCGAGGATTATAGTATTATGCTTGGCTGCCAGCATCAGACATTGCG GTGGAATGTGCTTCGCTTACAATTGCGACCTCTATTACAGAGATTACTTCCCCGACTACGATTTAGGCTGGTGGCTGTTCGCGGTGACTATAGTGATCGGTAGCATCGGTGTTGTGGTCGGTGGAGTAATTAGCGATAAATTTGTTGCGAAAATGGGTATTAGATCGCGAGTTGCTGTTTTGGCCATCAGCCAAATAATTGCTACACCGTTTGCATTTGGCTCGGTATACTTCAATCCTTTATGGGCTATGATCACCCTTGGCATTTCGTACTTCTTTG CCGAAATGTGGTTTGGAATCGTGTTCGCAGTGGTCGTAGAAATAGTTCCTCTTCACCTCAGGTCAACTACTATTGGTGCCTTTTTGTTCGTGATGAACAATATCGGTGGAAATTTACCAATACTGGTCGAACCAACCAGAATGGCCATCGGATTTCGAGAatctctttatatttattatgcCGGTTTCTATGGTATTA gTTCTATTATGTTCTTCCTAACCATGTTCTTGATGGACGGAGCCAAGAAAGAAGAATCGAAAACGGAAATTAGTAGGAAACCAGAATTTGGATATGACAATAATACCTTCACTAACGACGAAGGACGAGTACCAACTTTAGAACTTCCTCGATTATATCCACCACCACCACATCGATTCGAAAATTCTAGGTTATAG